The Amycolatopsis sp. DG1A-15b genome window below encodes:
- a CDS encoding NAD+ synthase, with product MPQLRIALAQVNPTVGDLDGNADLHVEWTRRAAEAGAHVVVFPEMSLTGYPIEDLSLRKTFAAASRQGVESLARRLDEAGCGEVLTYLGYLDLDEVGPRDAAAALYRGEVVARQFKHHLPNYGVFDEHRWYKPGTTLDVVRFHGLDIGMVICEDLWQDGGPVSALGRAGVDLVVAPNASPYERSKDEQRLPLIARRAAEAGAPLVYTNQIGGQDDLVFDGDSLVVGADGTLLARAPQFVEHLLVLDMDLAAGGHAADGELEGLHVRRRVLNEDPLPAYEPTATPVISEPLSDEAEVWHALVVGLRDYVQKNGFSSVTFGFSGGIDSAVCAALAADALGGDNVYGVSMPSKYSSGHSKDDAADLAQRIGAHYRVEPVEDMVRVYVDQLSLTGLAEENIQARTRGMLLMALSNLDGHLVLATGNKTELAVGYSTIYGDAVGAFAPIKDVFKTHVWQLARWRNAEAVKRGETPPIPENSITKPPSAELRPGQVDTDSLPDYALLDDILDDYVEGDRGYADLVSAGFDPETIDRVVRMVDKAEYKRRQYPPGTKITFKAFGRDRRLPMTNLWREGKA from the coding sequence ATGCCGCAACTGCGCATCGCACTCGCCCAGGTCAACCCCACCGTCGGCGACCTCGACGGCAACGCCGATCTGCACGTCGAGTGGACGCGGCGGGCCGCCGAAGCCGGCGCGCACGTCGTCGTCTTCCCCGAGATGTCCCTGACCGGCTACCCCATCGAGGACCTCTCGCTCCGCAAGACCTTCGCGGCCGCCTCGCGGCAGGGCGTCGAGTCGCTGGCGCGCCGCCTCGACGAGGCCGGGTGCGGCGAAGTGCTCACCTACCTCGGCTACCTCGACCTCGACGAGGTCGGCCCGCGCGACGCCGCCGCGGCGCTCTACCGCGGCGAGGTCGTCGCCCGGCAGTTCAAGCACCACCTGCCCAACTACGGGGTCTTCGACGAGCACCGCTGGTACAAGCCGGGCACGACGCTCGACGTCGTCCGGTTCCACGGGCTCGACATCGGCATGGTCATCTGCGAGGACCTCTGGCAGGACGGCGGGCCGGTCTCGGCGCTGGGCCGCGCCGGCGTCGACCTCGTCGTGGCGCCGAACGCGTCACCGTACGAGCGGTCGAAGGACGAGCAGCGGCTGCCGCTCATCGCCCGGCGCGCCGCCGAAGCCGGGGCACCCTTGGTCTACACCAACCAGATCGGCGGGCAGGACGACCTCGTCTTCGACGGCGACTCGCTCGTCGTCGGCGCGGACGGCACGCTGCTGGCGCGCGCGCCGCAGTTCGTCGAGCACCTGCTCGTGCTGGACATGGACCTCGCCGCGGGCGGGCACGCCGCCGACGGCGAGCTCGAAGGCCTGCACGTCCGGCGGCGGGTGCTGAACGAGGATCCGCTGCCGGCGTACGAGCCGACGGCCACGCCGGTGATCAGCGAGCCGCTGTCCGACGAGGCCGAGGTGTGGCACGCGCTGGTCGTCGGGCTGCGGGACTACGTGCAAAAGAACGGCTTCTCGTCGGTGACCTTCGGGTTCTCCGGCGGCATCGACTCGGCGGTCTGCGCGGCGCTGGCGGCGGACGCGCTGGGCGGCGACAACGTCTACGGCGTCTCGATGCCCTCGAAGTACTCGTCGGGGCACTCGAAGGACGACGCCGCCGACCTGGCGCAGCGGATCGGCGCGCACTACCGGGTCGAGCCGGTCGAGGACATGGTGCGCGTGTACGTCGACCAGCTCTCCCTGACCGGCCTGGCCGAGGAGAACATCCAGGCGCGGACGCGGGGCATGCTCCTGATGGCACTGTCCAACCTGGACGGTCACCTGGTGCTCGCCACCGGCAACAAGACCGAGCTCGCCGTCGGGTATTCGACGATCTACGGTGACGCGGTCGGCGCCTTCGCCCCGATCAAGGACGTCTTCAAGACGCACGTGTGGCAGCTGGCGCGGTGGCGCAACGCCGAAGCGGTGAAACGCGGGGAGACCCCGCCGATCCCGGAGAACTCCATCACCAAGCCGCCGTCGGCCGAGCTGCGGCCGGGCCAGGTGGACACCGACTCGCTGCCGGACTACGCGCTGCTGGACGACATCCTCGACGACTACGTCGAGGGCGACCGCGGGTACGCCGACCTGGTGTCCGCGGGCTTCGACCCGGAGACCATCGACCGCGTGGTGCGGATGGTCGACAAGGCCGAGTACAAGCGGCGCCAGTACCCGCCGGGCACGAAGATCACGTTCAAGGCCTTCGGCCGCGACCGGCGGCTGCCGATGACCAACCTGTGGCGCGAGGGCAAGGCCTGA
- a CDS encoding DUF5565 family protein, whose amino-acid sequence MQTDPETGKTVGWEPVGQSAFAKLFEEARERLPGAAPGTYELCGPEVNGDPEQLGEHRLVPHATAEEFGDVPRHFDGLMTWLRAHPEFEGVVWHHPDGRMAKLKHRDAVASA is encoded by the coding sequence GTGCAGACCGACCCCGAAACCGGGAAGACCGTCGGCTGGGAGCCGGTCGGGCAGTCGGCGTTCGCGAAGCTTTTCGAGGAGGCGCGGGAGCGGCTTCCCGGTGCGGCGCCCGGCACCTACGAGCTGTGCGGTCCGGAGGTCAACGGCGATCCGGAGCAGCTCGGCGAGCACCGGCTGGTGCCCCATGCCACCGCGGAGGAGTTCGGCGACGTCCCGCGTCACTTCGACGGCCTGATGACGTGGCTGCGAGCGCACCCGGAGTTCGAAGGCGTCGTCTGGCACCACCCGGACGGCCGGATGGCGAAGCTCAAGCACCGGGACGCCGTGGCCTCGGCCTGA